The Argopecten irradians isolate NY chromosome 6, Ai_NY, whole genome shotgun sequence genome has a window encoding:
- the LOC138326141 gene encoding cell death abnormality protein 1-like: MPECIIGKILERQWNFVIRSLDGNCLECNDGKHGYKCDLDCSETCTKCDQITAYCRECIIGKYGAQCELDCSVYCKDKCDKVTGNCQECIHGRHGYKCELDCPANCHGNCDQVTGNCLECITGNYGAQCELNCSVHCKDNCNKITGNCQKCVAGMYGPTCCMNCDDSCKDKCEKVTGDCIECIDGRYGILCGQNCPINCKMCEKETGACIVCIPGKFDTLCSSACAVTCKDFECDQRTGKCLECYPGKY; this comes from the exons ATGCCAGAATGTATCATTGGAAAGATACTGGAGCGCCAAT GGAATTTTGTGATCAGGTCACTAGATGGAAACTGTCTTG AATGCAATGATGGAAAACATGGTTATAAGTGTGATTTGGATTGCTCTGAGACCTGCACAAAATGTGATCAAATTACTGCATACTGTCGTG AATGCATCATTGGAAAGTATGGAGCGCAATGTGAACTGGACTGCTCTGTATACTGTAAGGATAAGTGCGACAAAGTTACAGGAAACTGTCAGG AATGCATTCATGGGAGGCATGGTTATAAATGTGAACTGGATTGTCCTGCTAACTGTCACGGGAACTGTGATCAGGTTACAGGAAACTGTCTTG AATGTATCACTGGAAACTATGGAGCGCAATGTGAACTGAACTGCTCTGTACATTGTAAGGATAACTGCAACAAAATCACAGGAAACTGCCAGA AATGTGTTGCTGGAATGTATGGTCCTACATGTTGTATGAACTGTGATGACAGTTGTAAAGATAAGTGTGAAAAGGTCACGGGGGACTGTATCG AGTGCATCGATGGAAGGTACGGTATACTTTGTGGGCAGAATTGCCCTATAAATTGTAAGATGTGTGAAAAGGAGACAGGCGCGTGCATAG TATGCATTCCTGGAAAATTTGATACATTGTGTTCCTCGGCGTGTGCTGTCACGTGCAAAGATTTTGAGTGCGATCAACGAACTGGAAAATGTTTAG
- the LOC138326142 gene encoding uncharacterized protein has translation MARGHTGSNGCVVVIIFAVLRSSVTESNIAISGTAEQSTNHDYIRWLASAAVDSCVQTILTSGCCSHTKAGQYKTAWWRVDLGTLTTINAIRIYYRGNEHINHACGQYSSVSQKHIYVCDLKCNVIGMIIDVVLYALITGRLCISVSGNSQRRFAGYQLYVSNTSSTPLDGVLCYKDMSSTEADVQLIVTHQCPYIGRYVTVYNSRNTLTRYDWYDNYAVLELCEVQVWGCSAGTYGNGSCDSVCPSSCFGGNCNASTGACFYCFIGSYGDFCSKSCPLYCKNSKCEKDNGICYECTDGKRRY, from the exons ATGGCGAGAGGACATACTGGTTCAAACGGATGTGTCGTTGTTATCATTTTCGCTGTATTGAGGTCTAGTGTAACTGAAA GTAACATTGCCATTTCGGGAACTGCTGAACAGAGCACCAATCACGACTACATCCGTTGGCTGGCATCGGCGGCTGTGGATAGCTGCGTACAAACAATCCTTACATCTGGTTGCTGTTCACATACGAAGGCCGGTCAATATAAAACAGCTTGGTGGAGAGTGGATCTCGGAACACTGACCACCATAAATGCTATAAGAATATACTATCGAGGTAATGAGCATATTAATCATGCTTGCGGCCAGTATAGTTCAGTATCACAAAAACACATATACGTATGTGATCTTAAA tgtAATGTAATAGGTATGATAATAGATGTTGTTTTGTATGCCCTAATAACAGGTAGATTGTGCATATCCGTTTCAGGTAACTCTCAGAGGAGATTTGCTGGATATCAACTTTACGTATCCAACACCAGCTCTACACCACTAGATGGCGTCCTCTGTTATAAGGACATGAGTAGTACAGAAGCAGATGTACAGCTGATAGTGACTCATCAGTGTCCGTACATAGGTCGGTATGTGACTGTGTACAACTCTAGAAACACCCTAACACGGTATGACTGGTACGACAATTACGCTGTTCTGGAATTGTGCGaggtacaggtgtggg GGTGTTCAGCTGGAACTTACGGTAACGGTAGCTGTGACAGTGTGTGTCCCAGTAGCTGTTTTGGCGGTAACTGTAACGCCTCTACAGGCGCATGTTTCT ACTGTTTCATCGGTAGTTATGGTGACTTTTGTAGTAAGAGTTGCCCTCtatattgcaaaaatagcaAGTGTGAGAAGGACAACGGAATCTGTTATG AATGCACTGATGGAAAGCGCCGGTACTAA